A window from Citrus sinensis cultivar Valencia sweet orange chromosome 3, DVS_A1.0, whole genome shotgun sequence encodes these proteins:
- the LOC102621195 gene encoding CASP-like protein 2A1 codes for MEKSNNIGGAVAASSPLPMMGSRAHQEINEDGNAALRTAEPIARLVPMALCVAALVLMLKNSETSDFGSLSYSDLGAFRYLVHANGICAGYSLLSAIIAAMPRPSTMSQAWTFFFLDQLLTYLILAAGAVSTEVLYLERKGDLAITWSAVCGSFGGFCHKAIASVIITFVAVACYVVLSLISSYKLFSKYDAPIACSGKNIEVAAFHG; via the exons ATGGAGAAGAGTAATAATATTGGTGGTGCGGTTGCTGCAAGCTCTCCTCTGCCAATGATGGGATCGAGGGCTCATCAAGAGATCAATGAGGATGGCAACGCTGCCTTGCGCACAGCTGAGCCAATTGCACGTTTGGTGCCAATGGCTCTCTGTGTTGCTGCACTTGTGCTCATGCTTAAGAACTCTGAGACTAGTGACTTTGGCTCTCTTTCTTACTCCGACCTTGGAGCCTTCAG GTATTTAGTGCATGCCAATGGCATTTGTGCAGGCTATTCGCTTCTTTCAGCAATTATTGCAGCCATGCCTCGTCCCTCCACCATGTCTCAAGCCTGgactttctttttccttgatcAG TTGCTCACTTACTTGATTCTGGCGGCTGGAGCCGTGTCGACGGAGGTGCTGTACCTGGAACGCAAGGGAGATTTAGCCATCACTTGGAGCGCAGTTTGTGGTTCATTTGGTGGATTCTGTCATAAAGCTATAGCATCAGTGATAATTACATTTGTTGCAGTGGCTTGCTATGTTGTTCTTTCGCTCATCTCCTCTTATAAACTCTTCAGCAAATACGACGCGCCTATCGCCTGCTCGGGCAAGAATATTGAGGTTGCCGCCTTCCATGGCTGA